A genomic region of Notamacropus eugenii isolate mMacEug1 chromosome 3, mMacEug1.pri_v2, whole genome shotgun sequence contains the following coding sequences:
- the MYF6 gene encoding myogenic factor 6 codes for MPSGWFLPGLGTHHPAPEEPEAKEESIMMDLFETGSYFFYLDGENGALQQLEMAEGSPLYPGSDGTLSPCQDQMPPEAGSDSSGEEHVLAPPGLQPPHCPGQCLIWACKTCKRKSAPTDRRKAATLRERRRLKKINEAFEALKRRTVANPNQRLPKVEILRSAITYIERLQDLLHRLDQQEKMQELGAEPFSYSPKQANLPSSDFLSTCSSEWENVSDHSRALAINPREVGGPVIESSASSSLRCLSSIVDSISSEDPKLTSVEEVVEK; via the exons ATGCCATCTGGGTGGTTCCTCCCGGGGTTGGGAACCCATCACCCAGCTCCCGAAGAGCCAGAGGCCAAAGAGGAGAGCATAATGATGGACCTTTTCGAAACGGGCTCCTATTTCTTCTACCTGGACGGAGAGAATGGAGCCCTGCAGCAGCTGGAGATGGCCGAGGGCTCCCCTCTGTACCCGGGCAGCGACGGCACCCTGTCCCCCTGCCAGGACCAAATGCCCCCCGAAGCCGGGAGCGATAGCAGCGGAGAGGAGCACGTTCTGGCGCCCCCGGGCCTGCAGCCCCCTCACTGCCCGGGCCAGTGCCTCATCTGGGCCTGTAAGACCTGCAAGAGGAAATCGGCCCCGACGGACCGGCGCAAGGCGGCCACGCTGCGAGAGAGGCGACGCCTGAAGAAAATCAACGAAGCCTTCGAGGCCCTCAAGCGCAGGACAGTGGCCAACCCCAACCAGAGGCTGCCCAAGGTGGAGATCCTGCGGAGCGCCATCACCTACATCGAGCGGCTGCAGGACCTTCTGCACCGTCTGGATCAGCAGGAGAAGATGCAGGAGCTGGGGGCAGAGCCCTTCAGCTACAGCCCTAAGCAAGCCAAT CTCCCCAGTTCCGATTTCCTGAGCACCTGCAGCTCTGAATGGGAAAATGTTTCTGATCATTCCAGGGCCTTAGCCATAAATCCCAGAGAAG TCGGAGGGCCCGTAATCGAGTCATCTGCCTCCAGTAGCCTCCGGTGTCTTTCTTCCATCGTGGACAGTATTTCCTCCGAAGACCCTAAACTTACAAGCGTGGAGGAGGTGGTGGAGAAATAA